From Cellulomonas fimi ATCC 484, a single genomic window includes:
- a CDS encoding HpcH/HpaI aldolase/citrate lyase family protein, with protein sequence MTAFTLGPALLFCPADRPDRYAKAAAVADGVVLDLEDAVRPEAKPAARDAVVAADLDPARTVVRVNPAGTPDLDKDLRALASSPFRTLMLAKTASAADVRALDGYDVVALVETAAGVLHAAEIAAETSVVALLWGADDLVASLGGTSSRHPDGTYRDVARHARSVVLVAAGAHGKAVVDAVHMDIEDHAGLSAEAADAAAVGCVATACIHPGQVDVVRAAYRPTDGQVAWAQALLAQAERERGVFRFEGRMVDGPVLRQAADVLRRATR encoded by the coding sequence GTGACCGCGTTCACGCTCGGCCCGGCGCTGCTGTTCTGCCCCGCGGACCGGCCCGACCGCTACGCCAAGGCCGCCGCCGTCGCCGACGGGGTGGTCCTCGACCTGGAGGACGCGGTCCGGCCCGAGGCCAAGCCCGCCGCACGCGACGCCGTCGTCGCCGCCGACCTCGACCCGGCGCGCACCGTGGTGCGCGTGAACCCGGCCGGCACACCCGACCTCGACAAGGACCTGCGCGCGCTCGCCTCGTCGCCGTTCCGCACGCTCATGCTCGCGAAGACGGCGTCCGCCGCCGACGTGCGGGCGCTCGACGGGTACGACGTCGTGGCCCTCGTCGAGACGGCCGCGGGCGTGCTGCACGCCGCCGAGATCGCCGCCGAGACGTCCGTCGTGGCGCTCCTGTGGGGCGCCGACGACCTCGTCGCATCGCTCGGCGGCACGTCGAGCCGCCACCCCGACGGCACCTACCGGGATGTCGCCCGGCACGCGCGCTCGGTCGTCCTCGTCGCCGCCGGAGCGCACGGGAAGGCCGTGGTCGACGCGGTCCACATGGACATCGAGGACCACGCCGGCCTGAGCGCGGAGGCCGCCGACGCCGCTGCGGTCGGCTGCGTGGCGACCGCGTGCATCCACCCGGGCCAGGTCGACGTCGTGCGTGCCGCCTACCGGCCCACGGACGGCCAGGTCGCGTGGGCCCAGGCCCTGCTGGCGCAGGCGGAGCGGGAGCGTGGCGTCTTCCGGTTCGAGGGGCGCATGGTCGACGGTCCCGTCCTGCGGCAGGCCGCCGACGTCCTGCGGCGCGCGACGCGCTGA
- a CDS encoding MaoC family dehydratase codes for MTDEVVQRGLYYEELGVGVRYLHRPGRTLTEADNVLFSTLTMNPQALHLDAAWSATQPFGARLVNSMMTLAVLVGSSVAQLTQGTIVANLGLTDVRFPHPLFHGDTLYAETVVTDRRLSTSRPGQGVVTLAHTGRNQDGVVVAEATRSVLFWCRDAAP; via the coding sequence ATGACGGACGAGGTCGTGCAGCGCGGGCTCTACTACGAGGAGCTCGGGGTCGGCGTGCGCTACCTCCACCGCCCGGGTCGCACGCTCACCGAGGCCGACAACGTGCTGTTCAGCACCCTGACGATGAACCCGCAGGCGCTGCACCTCGACGCCGCCTGGTCCGCGACCCAGCCGTTCGGCGCGCGGCTGGTGAACTCGATGATGACGCTGGCCGTGCTCGTGGGCTCGTCCGTCGCGCAGCTCACGCAGGGCACCATCGTCGCCAACCTCGGCCTGACCGACGTCCGCTTCCCGCACCCGCTGTTCCACGGCGACACCCTCTACGCCGAGACGGTCGTGACGGACAGACGGCTGTCGACCTCGCGGCCCGGACAGGGAGTCGTGACGCTCGCGCACACCGGGCGCAACCAGGACGGCGTCGTCGTCGCCGAGGCGACCCGCTCGGTCTTGTTCTGGTGCCGGGACGCCGCGCCGTGA
- a CDS encoding acyl-CoA dehydrogenase family protein, producing the protein MSHDLTPEQRKLRDEVRDFADHVVAPAAYEYDTKRELPYEILAQMGEMGLFGLPFPREYGGQDRDMFDLCLAVEELGRVDQSIGVTLEAGVGLGAMPVFRHGTDAQKEEWLPLLASGRGLAAFGLTEADAGSDAGGTRTTARLEDGEWVIDGSKQFITNSGTRITRLLTITAVTGERVRDDGTRTKELTAILVPAGTPGLTVLPAYDKVGWHTSDTHPLRFEDLRVPEANLLGTRGRGFAQFIQALDEGRVAIAALCTGAAQGCLEEAMRYARSRNVFGHPIGENQHIAFKIARMESRVHAARLAWQDAARRLVAGQPFKLEASLAKLLGSEAAMDNARDATQIFGGYGVLNENAVARHYRDSKILEIGEGTTEVQLMVIARELGFSGAPR; encoded by the coding sequence ATGAGCCACGACCTGACGCCCGAGCAGCGCAAGCTCCGCGACGAGGTGCGGGACTTCGCCGACCACGTCGTCGCGCCCGCCGCCTACGAGTACGACACGAAGCGCGAGCTGCCGTACGAGATCCTCGCGCAGATGGGGGAGATGGGGCTGTTCGGCCTGCCCTTCCCGCGCGAGTACGGCGGGCAGGACCGCGACATGTTCGACCTGTGCCTGGCCGTCGAGGAGCTCGGCCGCGTCGACCAGTCCATCGGCGTCACGCTCGAGGCCGGCGTCGGTCTCGGGGCCATGCCCGTGTTCCGGCACGGCACCGACGCGCAGAAGGAGGAGTGGCTGCCGCTGCTCGCGTCGGGACGTGGGCTCGCGGCCTTCGGGCTGACCGAGGCGGACGCCGGGTCCGACGCGGGCGGCACGCGCACCACGGCACGGCTCGAGGACGGCGAGTGGGTGATCGACGGCTCCAAGCAGTTCATCACCAACTCCGGCACCCGGATCACGCGCCTGCTGACGATCACCGCCGTGACGGGCGAGCGCGTGCGCGACGACGGCACGAGGACGAAGGAGCTCACCGCGATCCTCGTCCCCGCCGGCACCCCGGGGCTCACCGTCCTGCCGGCCTACGACAAGGTCGGCTGGCACACGTCCGACACGCACCCGCTGCGCTTCGAGGACCTGCGCGTGCCCGAGGCGAACCTGCTCGGCACGCGCGGACGCGGGTTCGCGCAGTTCATCCAGGCGCTCGACGAGGGCCGGGTCGCCATCGCCGCGCTGTGCACCGGTGCCGCGCAGGGCTGCCTCGAGGAGGCCATGCGGTACGCCCGCAGCCGCAACGTCTTCGGGCACCCCATCGGCGAGAACCAGCACATCGCGTTCAAGATCGCGCGCATGGAGTCGCGCGTGCACGCCGCCCGCCTCGCGTGGCAGGACGCGGCACGGCGGCTCGTCGCCGGGCAGCCGTTCAAGCTCGAGGCCAGCCTCGCGAAGCTGCTCGGCAGCGAGGCGGCGATGGACAACGCGCGCGACGCGACCCAGATCTTCGGCGGGTACGGCGTGCTCAACGAGAACGCCGTCGCACGGCACTACCGCGACTCGAAGATCCTCGAGATCGGCGAGGGCACGACGGAGGTGCAGCTCATGGTCATCGCACGCGAGCTCGGGTTCTCGGGGGCGCCTCGATGA
- a CDS encoding acetyl/propionyl/methylcrotonyl-CoA carboxylase subunit alpha, protein MTTTATAATRAAFARPFATVLVANRGEIACRVMATLRRLGIRSVGVWSDADRDARHVALADLAVRLGPAEPRLSYLDVDAVVRVAVATGADAVHPGYGFLSENPDLARACADAGIVFVGPGVRALDVMGDKIRAKDHVSAAGVPVIPGAPLTDDEDPAVVAARVGYPLLVKPSAGGGGKGMTVVAEPGALDDALAASRRVARAAFGDDTLLLERYVRAPRHIEVQLLADAHGGVVHLGERECSLQRRHQKVVEEAPSPRLDAATRARIGAAACDVARSVDYVGAGTVEFLVSDEAPTEFFFMEMNTRLQVEHPVTELVTGLDLVEWQLRVAAGEPLGFAQDDVRLTGHAVEARVYAEDPSRDFLPTTGRILVLDEPTGEGVRVDSALQPGLVVGTTYDPMLAKVVAWGADRPEALRRLDAALARTTVLGVRTNVGFLRHLLAGPDVRAGHLDTGLLARIDAAAPGPVPVPDAACVAAVLWRQATATATAWRADGWRLAGGTPVRRWVTADDREVEVRLTPAETATFPRDRHMHVAVSGEGVDLDGGVGGRSGAGHVVVLGDGAGLLARLVRGGVDSGLLDLDGVTRPVRIAVDGGVTWVAVDGTTHDLRVHGLAEHHAARLAVRRSGATGSPGGPGSPAAPEVRAPMPGVVVAVDAATGDHVVAGQPLLTIEAMKMEHRLAAPRDGVVTLTVRPADRVSLDHVVATITPHPHEGTPE, encoded by the coding sequence ATGACCACGACAGCCACCGCCGCGACCCGCGCGGCCTTCGCCCGGCCGTTCGCGACCGTGCTCGTCGCCAACCGCGGGGAGATCGCGTGCCGGGTCATGGCGACCTTGCGCCGGCTCGGCATCCGGTCCGTGGGCGTCTGGAGCGACGCCGACCGCGACGCGCGGCATGTCGCGCTCGCGGACCTCGCGGTGCGGCTCGGGCCTGCCGAGCCGCGGCTCAGCTACCTCGACGTCGACGCGGTCGTCCGGGTCGCGGTCGCGACGGGCGCCGACGCGGTGCACCCGGGGTACGGGTTCCTCTCGGAGAACCCCGACCTGGCGCGCGCGTGCGCCGACGCCGGGATCGTGTTCGTCGGCCCGGGCGTGCGGGCGCTCGACGTCATGGGCGACAAGATCCGCGCCAAGGACCACGTCAGCGCGGCGGGCGTGCCGGTGATCCCCGGCGCACCGCTCACGGACGACGAGGACCCGGCCGTCGTCGCCGCACGCGTCGGGTACCCGCTGCTGGTCAAGCCGTCCGCGGGTGGCGGCGGCAAGGGGATGACCGTCGTCGCGGAGCCGGGGGCGCTGGACGACGCGCTGGCCGCGTCGCGGCGGGTCGCGCGGGCCGCGTTCGGCGACGACACCCTGCTGCTCGAGCGGTACGTGCGCGCGCCCCGGCACATCGAGGTCCAGCTGCTCGCCGACGCCCACGGCGGCGTCGTGCACCTCGGCGAGCGCGAGTGCTCGCTGCAGCGGCGGCACCAGAAGGTTGTCGAGGAGGCGCCGTCGCCGCGGCTCGACGCCGCGACACGCGCCCGGATCGGCGCGGCGGCGTGCGACGTCGCGCGCAGCGTCGACTACGTCGGCGCCGGGACCGTGGAGTTCCTCGTGTCCGACGAGGCACCCACGGAGTTCTTCTTCATGGAGATGAACACGCGGCTGCAGGTCGAGCACCCCGTGACCGAGCTCGTCACCGGCCTGGACCTGGTCGAGTGGCAGCTGCGCGTCGCCGCGGGGGAGCCGCTCGGGTTCGCGCAGGACGACGTGCGGCTCACCGGGCACGCCGTCGAGGCGCGCGTGTACGCGGAGGACCCGTCGCGCGACTTCCTGCCCACCACCGGGAGGATCCTGGTGCTCGACGAGCCGACCGGCGAGGGCGTGCGCGTCGACAGCGCGCTGCAGCCCGGGCTGGTCGTCGGCACGACGTACGACCCGATGCTCGCGAAGGTCGTCGCGTGGGGGGCCGACCGCCCCGAGGCGTTGCGGCGGCTGGACGCCGCCCTGGCCCGCACGACGGTCCTCGGGGTCCGCACCAACGTCGGCTTCCTGCGTCACCTCCTCGCCGGCCCCGACGTGCGCGCCGGCCACCTCGACACGGGCCTCCTCGCCCGCATCGACGCCGCAGCCCCGGGCCCGGTGCCCGTGCCGGACGCTGCCTGCGTCGCCGCCGTCCTGTGGCGGCAGGCGACCGCGACCGCCACCGCGTGGAGAGCCGACGGCTGGCGCCTCGCGGGCGGCACTCCCGTCCGCCGCTGGGTGACCGCGGACGACCGGGAGGTCGAGGTCCGCCTCACCCCCGCCGAGACAGCGACATTCCCCCGAGACCGCCACATGCATGTCGCGGTCTCGGGGGAAGGTGTCGATCTCGACGGCGGAGTGGGGGGCAGGAGCGGGGCGGGGCACGTGGTCGTGCTGGGGGACGGGGCCGGGCTCCTCGCGCGGCTCGTGCGCGGCGGGGTGGACAGCGGGCTGCTCGACCTCGACGGCGTGACGCGGCCTGTGCGGATCGCCGTCGACGGGGGCGTCACGTGGGTCGCCGTCGACGGGACGACGCACGACCTGCGCGTCCACGGGCTCGCCGAGCACCACGCCGCGCGCCTCGCCGTCCGCCGGTCCGGCGCGACCGGCAGCCCCGGCGGTCCCGGCAGTCCGGCGGCCCCCGAGGTTCGCGCCCCCATGCCCGGCGTCGTCGTCGCCGTCGACGCCGCGACCGGCGACCACGTCGTCGCCGGCCAGCCGCTGCTCACGATCGAGGCGATGAAGATGGAGCACCGCCTCGCCGCCCCTCGTGACGGCGTCGTCACCCTCACGGTCCGACCGGCCGACCGGGTGTCGCTCGACCACGTGGTCGCCACCATCACCCCGCACCCCCACGAAGGGACCCCGGAATGA
- a CDS encoding carboxyl transferase domain-containing protein: MGTLRTTADPTAPGFAANTAAQRALVDELRDRLRTAALGGPDTARERHVARGKLLARERVDVLLDEGSPFLEIAPLAAHGVYADDAPAAGVVAGIGLVAGRHVMVVANDATVKGGTYYPLTVKKHLRAQEIARENRLPCVYLVDSGGAFLPMQDEVFPDRDHFGRIFFHQARMSAEGIPQVACVMGSCTAGGAYVPAMSDETVIVRDQGTIFLGGPPLVKAATGEVVTAEELGGGELHARTSGVTDHLADDDAHALAIVRDVVATLPAPGPPAWDVVESRPPALDEDGLYGVVPPDLQTPYDVHEVVARLVDGSELHEFKREYGTTLVTGFARLHGHPVGIVANNGVLFSESALKGAHFVELCDQRGVPLVFLQNISGFMVGRAYEAGGIAKHGAKMVTAVATTRVPKLTVVIGGSFGAGNYSMCGRAYSPRFLWMWPGARISVMGGAQASSVLATVRREQLEARGETWDTDDEEAFRAALREQYETQGSPYWSTARLWDDGIIDPADTRRVLGMALDVCARVPLAEPHLGLFRM, from the coding sequence ATGGGGACCCTCCGCACGACCGCGGACCCGACCGCACCCGGGTTCGCCGCGAACACGGCTGCGCAGCGCGCGCTCGTCGACGAGCTGCGCGACCGGCTGCGCACCGCCGCGCTCGGCGGCCCGGACACCGCACGCGAGCGGCACGTCGCACGCGGCAAGCTGCTGGCGCGCGAGCGCGTCGACGTGCTGCTCGACGAGGGCAGCCCGTTCCTCGAGATCGCCCCGCTCGCGGCCCACGGCGTCTACGCCGACGACGCACCGGCGGCCGGCGTCGTCGCGGGCATCGGGCTCGTCGCCGGGCGGCACGTCATGGTCGTCGCCAACGACGCGACCGTGAAGGGCGGCACCTACTACCCGCTCACCGTCAAGAAGCACCTGCGGGCGCAGGAGATCGCCCGCGAGAACCGGCTGCCGTGCGTCTACCTCGTCGACTCCGGCGGCGCGTTCCTGCCGATGCAGGACGAGGTGTTCCCGGACCGCGACCACTTCGGCCGGATCTTCTTCCACCAGGCCCGCATGTCCGCCGAGGGGATCCCGCAGGTCGCGTGCGTCATGGGCTCGTGCACCGCAGGCGGCGCCTACGTGCCGGCGATGTCCGACGAGACCGTCATCGTGCGGGACCAGGGCACGATCTTCCTCGGCGGCCCGCCGCTGGTGAAGGCCGCGACCGGGGAGGTCGTGACCGCCGAGGAGCTCGGCGGCGGCGAGCTGCACGCGCGCACGTCCGGCGTCACCGACCACCTCGCCGACGACGACGCGCACGCCCTCGCGATCGTCCGCGACGTCGTCGCCACGCTGCCCGCGCCCGGCCCTCCGGCGTGGGACGTGGTCGAGAGCCGGCCGCCCGCGCTCGACGAGGACGGGCTCTACGGCGTCGTCCCGCCCGACCTGCAGACGCCCTACGACGTGCACGAGGTCGTCGCCCGGCTCGTCGACGGCAGCGAGCTGCACGAGTTCAAGCGCGAGTACGGCACCACGCTCGTCACCGGGTTCGCGCGCCTGCACGGCCACCCCGTCGGGATCGTCGCGAACAACGGCGTGCTGTTCTCCGAGTCCGCGCTCAAGGGCGCGCACTTCGTCGAGCTCTGCGACCAGCGCGGCGTGCCGCTCGTGTTCCTGCAGAACATCTCCGGCTTCATGGTCGGGCGCGCCTACGAGGCCGGCGGCATCGCGAAGCACGGCGCCAAGATGGTGACCGCCGTCGCGACCACCCGCGTCCCGAAGCTCACGGTCGTCATCGGCGGCTCGTTCGGCGCCGGGAACTACTCCATGTGCGGGCGGGCCTACTCGCCGCGGTTCCTGTGGATGTGGCCGGGCGCGCGCATCTCCGTCATGGGCGGGGCGCAGGCGTCGTCCGTGCTGGCCACCGTCCGGCGGGAGCAGCTCGAGGCGCGCGGCGAGACCTGGGACACCGACGACGAGGAGGCGTTCCGCGCCGCCCTGCGCGAGCAGTACGAGACCCAGGGCAGCCCGTACTGGTCGACCGCGCGGCTGTGGGACGACGGGATCATCGACCCGGCCGACACCCGCCGCGTCCTCGGCATGGCCCTCGACGTGTGCGCGCGCGTCCCGCTCGCCGAGCCGCACCTCGGCCTGTTCCGGATGTGA
- a CDS encoding TetR/AcrR family transcriptional regulator, whose product MTPRPADEVVTSGRGRQPERTTSTGTDDLASTGAPPSTARGRAKAERRAALLDAAARLFARHGFDGVSLEDLGAAVGVSGPAVYRHFPSKQAVLVALLAGVSEGLLVGGRRVVADAPTASDALTALVRFHADFALAEPDVIRVQDRDLAALAAPDQEEVRDLQRRYVDLWVDVLAHLDPSTDRPELRLRAQATFGLLNSTPHSARGVSRSRTRDLLERMALAALGHPSAEPGAPTRDTG is encoded by the coding sequence ATGACGCCACGACCCGCCGACGAGGTCGTCACCTCGGGTCGAGGTCGTCAGCCCGAACGGACGACCTCGACCGGTACTGACGACCTCGCGAGCACCGGCGCCCCACCGAGCACGGCGCGCGGGCGGGCCAAGGCCGAGCGGCGGGCCGCGCTGCTCGACGCCGCGGCACGGCTGTTCGCCCGGCACGGGTTCGACGGCGTCTCGCTCGAGGACCTGGGGGCCGCCGTCGGGGTGAGCGGCCCGGCCGTCTACCGGCACTTCCCGAGCAAGCAGGCCGTGCTCGTCGCACTGCTCGCCGGCGTCAGCGAGGGGCTGCTCGTCGGCGGCCGCCGGGTGGTCGCCGACGCACCCACCGCCAGCGACGCGCTCACCGCCCTCGTCCGCTTCCACGCCGACTTCGCCCTCGCCGAGCCCGACGTCATCCGCGTGCAGGACCGCGACCTCGCCGCACTCGCCGCCCCCGACCAGGAGGAGGTCCGCGACCTGCAACGACGCTACGTCGACCTCTGGGTCGACGTCCTCGCGCACCTCGACCCCTCCACCGACCGGCCCGAGCTGCGCCTGCGCGCGCAGGCCACGTTCGGCCTCCTCAACTCGACCCCGCACAGCGCCCGCGGCGTGAGCCGCTCCCGCACGCGTGACCTGCTCGAACGCATGGCGCTCGCCGCCCTCGGCCACCCGTCGGCTGAGCCCGGCGCACCGACGCGCGACACCGGGTGA
- the pdhA gene encoding pyruvate dehydrogenase (acetyl-transferring) E1 component subunit alpha has translation MLRSDVSAGPARTSPHDHGAAAPTATRDGDVPSDEGDLVRLLTPAGTRLDRPEHDPWVADVDDDALLALYEDMVVVRRFDTEAVALQRQGQLGLWPPLNGQEAAQVGSARALRANDFVFGSYRENGVAYCRGATPTDLVRVWRGTTQSGWDPRDLNMATPQIVVGAQALHATGYALGCRLDGVDSAVVAYFGDGATSQGDVHEAMVFAASGGAPVVFFCQNNQWAISEPVDLQTRTPIATRAAGYGFPGVRVDGNDVLAVLAVTRAALDRARRGEGPTLVEAVTYRMGPHTTSDDPTRYADPAVREHWTARDPVTRVERLLRARGALDDEGARAVAGRADAFAQAMRDGCYALTPPPSDTLFDHVLVEPTAWLERQRREHAAYRAMLEGDAS, from the coding sequence ATGTTGCGTTCAGATGTGTCAGCCGGGCCTGCCCGGACCAGCCCTCACGACCACGGAGCGGCCGCGCCGACGGCCACGCGGGACGGCGACGTCCCGTCCGACGAGGGCGACCTCGTCCGGCTCCTGACCCCAGCCGGCACCCGGCTCGACCGCCCCGAGCACGACCCCTGGGTCGCGGACGTCGACGACGACGCGCTGCTCGCCCTCTACGAGGACATGGTCGTCGTCCGCCGCTTCGACACCGAGGCGGTCGCCCTGCAACGGCAGGGCCAGCTCGGCCTGTGGCCGCCGCTCAACGGTCAGGAGGCCGCGCAGGTCGGCTCCGCCCGGGCGCTGCGCGCCAACGACTTCGTGTTCGGCAGCTACCGCGAGAACGGCGTCGCGTACTGCCGCGGTGCAACCCCGACGGACCTCGTGCGCGTGTGGCGCGGGACGACGCAGTCCGGGTGGGACCCGCGCGACCTCAACATGGCGACGCCGCAGATCGTCGTGGGCGCGCAGGCGCTGCACGCCACCGGGTACGCGCTGGGCTGCCGGCTCGACGGGGTCGACTCCGCGGTCGTCGCGTACTTCGGCGACGGCGCGACGAGCCAGGGCGACGTGCACGAGGCGATGGTGTTCGCCGCGAGCGGCGGCGCGCCCGTCGTGTTCTTCTGCCAGAACAACCAGTGGGCGATCTCGGAGCCCGTCGACCTGCAGACCCGCACGCCGATCGCCACCCGGGCCGCCGGGTACGGGTTCCCGGGCGTGCGCGTCGACGGCAACGACGTGCTGGCGGTCCTCGCCGTCACGCGCGCGGCGCTCGACCGCGCCCGCCGCGGCGAGGGCCCGACGCTCGTCGAGGCGGTCACCTACCGGATGGGTCCGCACACGACGTCCGACGACCCCACCCGGTACGCCGACCCCGCGGTGCGCGAGCACTGGACGGCGCGCGACCCGGTCACGCGCGTCGAGCGGCTGCTGCGGGCCCGCGGCGCGCTGGACGACGAGGGTGCCCGGGCCGTCGCGGGCCGCGCCGACGCGTTCGCGCAGGCGATGCGGGACGGCTGCTACGCGCTCACCCCTCCCCCGTCCGACACCCTGTTCGACCACGTCCTCGTGGAGCCCACGGCCTGGCTGGAGCGGCAGCGTCGCGAGCACGCCGCGTACCGCGCGATGCTCGAGGGGGACGCGTCATGA
- a CDS encoding alpha-ketoacid dehydrogenase subunit beta — protein MSPVTTAAAITAGLRHALHDDPTVVLLGEDIGTLGGVFRVTDGLQREFGADRVRDTPLAEAGILGVAVGLAYRGYRPVVEIQFDGFVFPAFDQLVTQVARLHYRTQGAVRMPITVRIPYGGGIGAVEHHSESPEAYFAHTPGLRVVTPGGPQDAHTMIRQAVACDDPVVLLEPKRRYWVKDEVDESLDGALPLDRARVVAPGTDVTVAAYGPLVLTARDAALAAQDDGISVEVVDLRSLSPLDLDTLEDSVRRTRRLVVTHEAQRHGGLGAEIAASVTERCFDVLAAPVARVTGFDVPYPPAAVEEHFLPDLDRVLDAVDRVLGRPHSLSGVDLGGPPPPAGVRAAGGAGHRLVTGRAS, from the coding sequence ATGAGCCCGGTGACGACCGCCGCGGCGATCACCGCCGGGCTGCGGCACGCGCTCCACGACGACCCGACGGTCGTGCTGCTCGGCGAGGACATCGGCACGCTCGGCGGCGTCTTCCGTGTGACCGACGGGCTGCAGCGCGAGTTCGGCGCCGACCGGGTCCGCGACACCCCGCTCGCCGAGGCGGGCATCCTCGGCGTCGCCGTCGGGCTCGCGTACCGCGGCTACCGGCCCGTCGTCGAGATCCAGTTCGACGGGTTCGTCTTCCCCGCGTTCGACCAGCTCGTCACCCAGGTCGCCCGCCTGCACTACCGGACGCAGGGCGCGGTGCGGATGCCGATCACGGTGCGCATCCCCTACGGCGGCGGGATCGGGGCGGTCGAGCACCACTCCGAGTCGCCCGAGGCGTACTTCGCGCACACGCCGGGGCTACGGGTCGTCACGCCCGGCGGCCCGCAGGACGCGCACACGATGATCCGGCAGGCCGTCGCCTGCGACGACCCCGTCGTGCTCCTGGAGCCCAAGCGGCGGTACTGGGTCAAGGACGAGGTCGACGAGTCGCTCGACGGCGCGCTGCCGCTCGACCGGGCGCGCGTGGTCGCGCCCGGGACAGACGTGACGGTGGCCGCGTACGGCCCGCTCGTGCTGACGGCGCGCGACGCCGCGCTCGCCGCGCAGGACGACGGCATCTCCGTCGAGGTCGTCGACCTGCGGTCCCTGTCGCCGCTCGACCTCGACACGCTCGAGGACTCCGTGCGGCGCACCCGGCGGCTCGTCGTGACGCACGAGGCGCAGCGCCACGGCGGGCTCGGCGCGGAGATCGCCGCGAGCGTCACGGAGCGGTGCTTCGACGTGCTCGCCGCGCCCGTCGCGCGCGTCACGGGGTTCGACGTACCGTACCCGCCCGCCGCGGTCGAGGAGCACTTCCTGCCCGACCTCGACCGTGTCCTCGACGCCGTCGACCGCGTGCTCGGGCGGCCGCACTCGCTGAGCGGCGTCGACCTCGGCGGACCACCGCCGCCCGCGGGGGTCCGGGCCGCGGGCGGCGCCGGCCACCGTCTCGTCACCGGGAGGGCGTCATGA
- a CDS encoding dihydrolipoamide acetyltransferase family protein encodes MTTTRTVTLPDLGEGLTESDLVEWLVAVGDTVTLNQVVAEVETAKALVQLPSPYAGRVAELLVEAGTTVAVGGGLLTIAVDEPADPAAPSGAPSPSVPRPEADDDASSGTPPAAGPPAAPAAPEPPAVPETPAVPERTSVLVGYGPLVEASARPRRKPRSASWLAAHPHTPNGSGSAVALAERPRTASPAETTEPPADAPSTTSSGRPRPTPPVRKLAHDLGVDLDKVHGSGPGGQVTRDDVLHVLRPAEHDDAPRPTHASPAHGHAHTQTHEAVREAVAADGVRVPVTGVRRRTAEAMVASAFTAPHASVHLTLDVTATTALLAQLRADPALDGRRVTVLTLVAKAVLLALARTPELHARWDDAGAIVQPAHVGLGIAAATPRGLLVPVVHDADQRRLPELADALAALTEAARAGTTAPADLAGGTFTITNIGVFGVDGGVPILVPGQAGILAVGQVRRRPWEHDGSVALRDVMTLTLSFDHRVVDGEQAARFLADVGAVLARPASVLAMV; translated from the coding sequence ATGACCACGACCCGGACCGTGACGCTGCCCGACCTCGGCGAAGGCCTGACGGAGTCGGACCTCGTCGAGTGGCTCGTCGCCGTCGGCGACACCGTGACGCTCAACCAGGTGGTCGCCGAGGTCGAGACCGCCAAGGCCCTGGTGCAGCTGCCGTCGCCGTACGCCGGGCGCGTCGCCGAGCTGCTCGTCGAGGCCGGCACCACCGTCGCGGTCGGCGGTGGTCTGCTGACGATCGCGGTCGACGAGCCGGCCGACCCCGCGGCGCCCTCCGGCGCGCCCTCGCCGTCGGTGCCCCGACCCGAGGCAGACGACGACGCGTCGTCCGGCACACCCCCGGCCGCGGGGCCACCCGCCGCGCCCGCCGCGCCGGAGCCGCCCGCGGTGCCGGAGACCCCCGCCGTCCCCGAGCGGACGTCGGTGCTCGTCGGCTACGGGCCGCTCGTGGAGGCGTCCGCCCGGCCCCGCCGGAAGCCCAGGTCGGCGTCGTGGCTGGCCGCGCACCCGCACACGCCGAACGGTTCCGGGAGCGCCGTCGCGCTCGCCGAGCGTCCACGGACGGCGAGCCCGGCCGAGACGACCGAGCCCCCTGCGGACGCCCCGTCGACCACGAGCTCCGGCCGCCCACGCCCGACCCCGCCCGTGCGCAAGCTCGCGCACGACCTCGGCGTCGACCTCGACAAGGTGCACGGCTCCGGCCCTGGCGGGCAGGTCACGCGCGACGACGTCCTGCACGTCCTGCGACCGGCGGAGCACGACGACGCACCGCGTCCGACGCACGCGTCGCCGGCGCACGGGCACGCGCACACGCAGACGCACGAGGCCGTCCGTGAGGCGGTGGCCGCCGACGGCGTCCGCGTGCCCGTGACCGGCGTCCGCCGCCGCACGGCGGAGGCGATGGTCGCGAGCGCGTTCACCGCACCGCACGCGTCGGTCCACCTCACGCTCGACGTCACCGCCACGACGGCGCTGCTGGCGCAGCTGCGGGCGGACCCGGCGCTCGACGGGCGCCGCGTCACAGTCCTGACCCTCGTCGCCAAGGCCGTCCTGCTCGCGCTCGCCCGCACGCCCGAGCTGCACGCACGGTGGGACGACGCGGGGGCGATCGTGCAGCCGGCGCACGTCGGCCTGGGCATCGCCGCCGCCACGCCTCGCGGCCTGCTCGTCCCCGTCGTGCACGACGCCGACCAGCGGCGCCTGCCCGAGCTGGCCGACGCGCTCGCGGCGCTCACCGAGGCGGCGCGCGCGGGGACGACCGCTCCGGCCGACCTGGCGGGAGGCACGTTCACGATCACCAACATCGGCGTGTTCGGCGTCGACGGCGGCGTCCCGATCCTCGTCCCGGGGCAGGCGGGGATCCTGGCCGTCGGCCAGGTCCGGCGACGCCCGTGGGAGCACGACGGGTCCGTGGCGCTGCGCGACGTCATGACGCTGACGCTGTCGTTCGACCACCGTGTCGTCGACGGGGAGCAGGCCGCGCGCTTCCTCGCCGACGTCGGTGCCGTGCTGGCCCGCCCCGCGTCCGTGCTGGCGATGGTCTGA